The Solanum lycopersicum chromosome 2, SLM_r2.1 DNA window TTAATTGTTTTGTAAACTAAGCCAATCCGACAAGAATGAAATTGGGCCGGGCTTATACAATTAAAGCCCATTAGACCATATCCCATATTCGGATTTATTATTTAACCCCGCCCCACCCGGAATCCAGAAGAGAGAATTCTTCTTTGCTTGTGTGGGTAATGATAGTTGATTCTGCACCAGCTACAAAGCGCCAGAGATTCACCGCCGTTGATCCGATGGAGTTGGAATCAGCTAAGGTATTCATTTCAATCTCATCTTTCTTTTCTCCTTTCAAGATACCGGTTCGATTTAACTTCTTGTTTTACCCCTTTTTGTGTGACTATTCAGACCAGTTCGCATGTGTTTCTGTGGTTGATTCATGGTGGGAAAAGCCATCTTGTTTGCTATTTTCTTGGTTTTCTTTATTTAGAATCTTGTAGAAAGAAGTTTGTATAAAGACTACTTCCAGGAAAAATCTCAACACAAGAAAGGCGCTAGTTGTATGTGCCTTTTGTTTACCTACATTCCGTTGTTTTAAAGTTGCTGTTTGTTGTTAATCTTTATACCCATTCCATTTGCTTTGAGTTGCTGTTTCTTGTTGATCTTTAAACCCATTCCATTGTTTTAAGAGTTGCTGTTTCTGGTTAATCTTTAAACCCATTCATTGTTTTAGAGTTGCTGCTTCTTGTTAATCTTCAAGCCCGTTCCATTGTTTTAGGTTTGCTGTGTCTTGTTAATCTTTAAACCCATTGACACACGTTCTTAATTATCTGCTTCTTGTTAATACTTAAACCCATTTATACACAATCCATTGTTTAAGAGTTGCTGCATACCTGCTTCTTGTTAGTATTTAAACCTATTTACATACATTTCGTTGTTTTATGTTTCTGTACATGGGAAATGTTGTTAGAACATCACCTTTCTTCCCATTTTATATGATCACTGATTTATCTCTTTGTGCCCATATAACAAATAAAGTGTATGCCCAACTCTTCAGTTTCTCTAGTATTGTATTGAGCAAATCAAGCATACAAGTGTGAAATTCAGGCATGCAAGTAttgcactttttttttgttatatatttgtaatacaccccttatttttttcaaaaattgaagcACTTGTAGAGATGTGCATAGGCCATAAAACTTCCGAATTGAACTGTGTTAAAGAATGACGGTTAATGAgttgggtggactccttataaggctggacaatcctcctccctttgagttagcttttggggtgtgagttaggcctaaaaCCTAATTTCACAAATTGTTAAGGTTTAGCTTGACACATTTGTAATAGCCTGATTTGTATCTAGTAAGGAAAAAAAACAGTTGGGTGAACCTAACATCCAAGTTTATGCAGGGTTCGGGGGCTAGGTCCGCTCTCCAAGTGGTACATACCATGGTTGAAACCCATGACATATAGATCAAATGGAGATAACTTTACTGCTGCTCCAGGTCTCCCCTTCACCTAACagcaaacaaattaaaatttaaaataaaataagaaactgCTCCGGTGTCACTGGttatgatgttgttgatgattatgatgatgatgatgttgttgttgcaAACTGCTCTGACAGAGGCGGAGCTagaattttcaataaaggggTTCATAATGTGTAGAAATAGATACCCGAAGGAGgttcaacatatatatacatataaatttattttaaccatgtataaataatataatttccacTGAACTTAATGCAATGTAGCTCCGCCCCTGGCCCTGAAGGGGAAGACCAAAGATCAGCACttccttaaaattattgaaCTTGCAGCAGCACTGTGGACGATGAGTTATAGTAAAATTTAACTTGCAGCTGTAAAAGtaaagaatgataaaaaaaatcccATACAAAATCTGCCAAATTCGGTTCTACTATCTGTCAAGTAAAGTTACCTGTTCCCCTTTGTGTAAATACATCCAGCTTTACTTCAGCTAAACTCTCAAAAAGCTAAAATCATGGAAAGCTCCGTCTGTTACTCAATcatggaatatatatatatacacacatacatactGGACTGTAACTTTTCTGTTTTATTGGGTTAATTCAGGCGAAGCTTGCTGCTGCAAAAGAAACGTTTGGACGTGAAATCCGTGTATTTGAAACAGCAACAGCTTCTTCAGTGCCTCCTGATGTTTCCAGCAATGGTACTTCCTACTTGACATAGAAATTATCACTAATACAACTTCCCAAACACGATTCTATGGTCTGTTTTCATATATGCTCATTTTATTTTGCTGTGGCCTTTCTCAATCATCTTCTGCAGTGTCAGAGGAGCCCGAAGACTTCTATGAGTTCACACCAGAGGATTATTATCGACTTTTGGGAACTAAAAAAGAAGGTAAGATACACTTGTATAGACTTTCAGATGAAAAATGGCTTCAAGTATTTGCTAAAGTGAAATTTCTAGCTGACCTCTAACagaagaacaaaaaaacatgTCAATTAGTTGTCTGTCGATTTATTTGACAAATTACACTAGAACTCCAGActctattatttttcttttatgctTGCGCCTTGGGTATATTCACCGTGTCTTCCACATTTTTACCTTCTTCAATGGATCTTGTTTATTATTATAGATCTGTAGAAATGTATACAGGAATTTGGTTATTTTAATGATTCTGCTTATTCTAACTGGTGTTGGGAAAATTTTCAACAGAGAAGCACTTGAAGACGAAGAAAATTCGTGAGGCAGAAGAAGCTGCACGCAGAGCAAGGATAACTAAGGTTTTCAGTTGATCTTTCTCTCCAGATGATTCTTTCACTTGTATCAAGTTTGAATAATTTGGTGTTAGATTTGGTAAATTAAGTTTTCATCAGTATTGTCAAAGCCACACTTGACATCTGAAGGTTGTTGTTGCTGAACATCTGAGGCTGAAAGTGTCATCTTGGACAGTTTTAGTGCCTAAATAAGGCTCTAAGCGTGCTCCTCATTGTGGATCTATCTTGGAGAGGGCGATAAGAAATAAATGCAGCTGGCGAAATGCTACTTTAATGGTTTAGAAAATATTGTGAATAAATGGTCAGTGATTATGAAGAGGAAATTTTAAGCTTTGCTGAAGAAAACTAGCCAGAAAGATTAATTGGAACTTAAAAAAACAAGTTATGTCCGAattatttgttgaaaaaataaattctgaACTTAATTGACATGACTTTTTATCCATATATGTTAACTGAATTGcagatttttcaaatttcttggCCCATACAACTTCTTGTCTGTGTACTGAGTTTTCTTCATCATacatatattatcttatttgtTTCTTCATCTGCACCTTACTTTGGGGTGTTGGCTTTTATCGCAGCTTTGCACTTAAAGTCCCAGGGGGACCTTGACACTTTTCGACGTCTTTTCATTTGACATTATTGGTTTTTATATCACGTGTTGGTCTGTGTTGTTCAGGCTGTAATCAGAGTACGCTTCCCGGATAATTATATATTGGAGGCCACATTTCATCCGTCAGAGACAATCAAGAGCTTACTTGACCTTCTTGTGAAAGTGATTGCTCACCCTGAACTGCCTTTCTATATCTGTAAGATTATTCTAAACATTTGCTACATTTTACTTTTTCCTATATTTTACTCTCAAGAGCAGTTTATAATAATGGTGTTGCTGAAGATTTAATGCTTGTCCGTTATTTCAGATACCACTCCTCCTAAGAagcaaataaaagatttttccaAGGATTTCTATTCCGCTGGATTTATTCCTGGTGCTGTTGTTTATTTCTCTTACGATCTACCCAAAGGTTAGTGCAAACTGTTAACAGTCTGAATTCTCCGCTCTTTTGTAACTTCAGTTTTTTGAAACCTCTGTTACATATTTGGGCATTGAACCTGCAATGACTTGCATACTTGATATACCTCAGTGGTGATTTAATGATGTTGAATGTTTTTGGTGATTCTTCTAAGAAAACCTTGCAACAGGGAGGTGTGAGGGGCTAAAGTACCTTTAGCTCAAGAGAATCTTTCTCCTTGACCTCAGTCCTTGCTTTTTAAGAGGGAAGGTTTATATATGTTAATCAATAGCCTGCTATGGCATATCTCTTCATATCTGGAATCCTGTGTAAGCCGTCAGTCGTAATATTGATACAAGCACCCTGTTTTCATCAATAATAGTTGTACTAATCCGGGAAAAAAGGTATCCATCATCCAACTTCCTAGATGCTCCATCATCCAACTTCCTAGATGCTCATGTACATGCCCTTTTCTCCTACTTATTTAAGTCGTTTCTTATCTTATGGATGATTGGTAAAACATCCATCTGGGTATATGTATTAACCTATGAATATATGTAAGACACAATTTTTTGCTTTGCCCGTGTGCCAGCAGGCACTCACTGTGCTGGATAGTGGTTGTCTATTTGGACATAGGAGGCTAGAGACCGATGTGTGCTCACATTCATTTGCGATCAAGTAAACAACAACCCTTTGAGAGAACAGCAGAAGAAGTTCCTcctaacatataataataataagaaatctataaacaaaaataaaaaatgaaaatcttttttttttctgaaaattctTCGTTCCTTGGAAGAGGGGCCAAATCATGCGGGTAAGTGCCCAAGAAATTTCATACTAGCTACTTTCACCACTGTCACCCCTAAGTATTGCATTGTTTGTGAGAGTTCGGCCATTTGAAAAAAAGACATTGGATTATACAAAGTGCCCCTAATGCTATGATGTTGACACAATCTGGTTGGCGgcatttcaaattaaaaacataaaagattatttggatcattgTTCCAATGTATCTTAGCCTTTCTGCAAGTTCCAATTTAGAAGGCTGAAATTAACCTTTAGAAAACAAAACAATGGCCTTGTCATTGAGCTTGTCTTGGGTCTTTAGGCTTTTATTATGCTTTCTTATTTCGAAAACCTTTCGTATACAATAAGCACACAAGGTCGTCATGCTTGTTCGAGCTACACCAGCGTTAAGTGCAAGGGCTAGCTCTAAGGTGGCGACAGTTTTCTGAGAGGCTGAACTTGTTCTTTGAGCTCCCTTGTTTCTTTAGGCTTATAGCTTGCTTTCTTATTTCCAAAAACTTGCGTACATAAAAAGCACATCAGGTCGCTATGCTTGGTTAAGTTACTTAAACGTTAAGTGCAAGTGCTAACTTGACGGCAATGACAATTTGCCTAGAGGCTGAACTTGGTCTCTATCAAGAGGACAGTTCTTAGAAGCAAGCATTGGAGAGTGTACAGGAATGTGAGGTGTGGCTATACTATGACACCTTCAATTGGACTCTTTTTCCACATTATGGAGGAGATTCTCTTTTCACCAAAATTGAGATTATATTTGCTGGTTTTTAGTGTACAGGAATAATGAAGCAGGAGAAGTTTGTTGTTCAGTAATAATGGTAGGTTGGAATTGTTGCATGCAAATGGTTTTAGGTTGTATGACCGTCAAGGTTATCTTCTctctttcttctcctttctctcGGGTTGTGGGAGGAGGATTTGCTATATGTTGCATGCCTGGGATTTGTGCACTTGGGAACTCCTAGAAGAGACAGTGGTTTTAAATAAACATTTAGTTCTTCATATGTTCCTTTCTTATGATTCATAGACTTGGCTACAACATATGTTCAGGTATAATTTTCCATGTGGATACagtcatttcttttttttgtgaatatgTAATTTTGAAGGATATGCACAAAGTACCCATACCGACATTATCCCATTAAATATTTACTACTGAATGTTCTGATCTTTCCTTTTTGTTGTTGTGTATATATGCCCCAGGTTAAATGAATCTTCTGCTGACTTTATTCTAATTTCGTTTTTGGAGTTGTATTCCACTCACGGCTCTTAATCATGTTATTAGTGAAATTGATCTCACCTATTTCCAGGTGATGATGGTGCTGCAGCATCAGGATCCTATCTTCAAGAAGAGGTCATGTCTTTGCAAGGATTGGATTCTATGATAGAGAAGATGGAGCCTGGTGAACCTAGCAGAGATGAATCTCCAACTACCAACCCCCCTCCTTCAGTACCAGATCAAAAGCCTGCTGCtgataagaagaaaattaagcCAAAGTGGTTGAAACTGTGATATGGTCGATGATGTCAGGGTTATACTATACTCTAATCCAGTGTTATATGTAATCCATAGCTTGTTCTGTATGTAATCAGTTGTCACTTTGCTTCAGATGGATAGTCAGTCAGTTGCTGGAGTTGTATGGCAAAAGCTTTGTTTGTTCTGTATGTAACCAGTTGTCACTTAGCTCAGTTGGTGGAGTATGCCAAAAGAGGAGGTTTGAACTttgaaatattcaaatataggtTGAAAGTCAACTTTAGATGCTTGATTTGTCCATAACCAAATATAAGGTATTACAATGTTTTACAATAACTAATTGATTGAGCTTCTGAATTAGAGAAACTAATCAGCTGTTTGGTTCGAAGTGTAGTACCAACTTTGTTGATTAGAAGGAAAGGCTGGTTGGTCTCCCACGATTTCTCCGTAATCTAAATTAGTGTATGAAAATAATTCCTCCGTCAAAAATAAGCATGCTCTATATTAGATATGCTTGGTTCgatattttataattagttGATAAAATGTCTTATAATCTCcccaattattttattgtaggGCCAGAATGAGgactacatatatatattcacaaatcGATGATACCAATTATTGGACTTCTCCATGTCAAATGTTAGTCTTATTTTACTTCttgtttaaagaaaaatatttttttacaattatttttaattttttatttgacatatttaaaatcataaaactaattattttttttcaattatctatcaagtcaaaatagaagaaacagtataagtaattttttttataaagtagcaagtatagaaaaaatatatattttaaatatctatcGAAAATAATCTCTATATCTTTGagataaaaatgtatttttttttttttatgttgtacACCGAAATCCcatttattgtattttcaaACAAAATGATGGTGCTAAAtttaaatactatttttttgtatttaattatgTAATGGAATAAAGTCATAAGGTGGTCAAGAGTGGTGTTCTACTAAAATATGCTGATCTTGGAAACATGGAATGGTCTACCCACTATGAGTgattacaataattaattttgtttactgttgttgttgttgtatttaaATGTGAAATGGAGAATCGCATTAAAATTACTGTTGTATTTAAATGTGAAATGGAGAATGGCATTAAAAAAGTGGTTGATCGGAAACTAAAAAGACGTCAGAGACTACGGCGGCGTATATAAGTCAAAGTGGTGGTAGGTGAACGGTAtctgtataaataaataaaaaaataataaaaatctttattaaaatcatcaaaaacatCGTATTACTTACTGCCCCCCTTTTTTCAGGTTTGATCCAACCCCTTTCCTGTTTACTGCTTACTCTCCTTTTCAATACCTAAAAGTTGGTTTCTTGTCACCTTTATTCGATCTTGGTAGTTTATTGGTTGCGGAACTTTTGCTTTCTTTAACTTGCTAATTTGCTGGATCTTTCTTATATTATCCTCTgctaattcaggtttaattatGCTTTACGTTGTCATCAACTGCTTCTTCAAAccatattcttttgtttttcttggaTCATCCGCTTTCTTCTCTTGCTAGAGTAAAGTTAGTAAAGTTGATTACTTTATGCAGCCTGCTTAAATCTTATTAgctacccaattttcagaatcttGAGTGACGACTACTGTTGTTTTGATCACAACTCACAGTATTTGATTGACTGATTATTGATTTATAGATCACAACTCACAAGGCTGAAGTTGGTTGTGAAGATGGCGGCATCATGGTGTATTGAGAAAAGGGGTTCTATTAGGAATGACTCTTTTAGAGACAATGATAATATACCTGAAACTGGGTGTCTTTCTATTATTGTTCTTGGTGCTTCTGGTGATCTTGCCAAAAAGAAAACTTTTCCTGCACTCTTCAACCTCTATCGGCAGGTACAATTCAAATCAGATTTCTGCACTCTTGGTGTTTGTTTTTTGTGGTAATCTGATTTTTATGATAAATCAATGTCAATAGTGGAGTCATAAAGAAAATCTGACTAATCATACCTAGTTATACCACTAGTTAAAAAGTTTATACGAGCAGTATGCTAACTCTGGCATTGCGCTGTGAATTCTCAGGGATTTCTGCAATCCAATGAAGTTCACATTTTTGGCTACGCAAGGACAAAAATTTCTGATGATGACTTGAGAAGCCGTATTCGTGGGTTAGTATGATATCTGTTGCATTTGCATGCCTCAAATTCATGATGAAATG harbors:
- the LOC101250175 gene encoding plant UBX domain-containing protein 1 isoform X2, coding for MIVDSAPATKRQRFTAVDPMELESAKAKLAAAKETFGREIRVFETATASSVPPDVSSNVSEEPEDFYEFTPEDYYRLLGTKKEEKHLKTKKIREAEEAARRARITKAVIRVRFPDNYILEATFHPSETIKSLLDLLVKVIAHPELPFYIYTTPPKKQIKDFSKDFYSAGFIPGAVVYFSYDLPKASGSYLQEEVMSLQGLDSMIEKMEPGEPSRDESPTTNPPPSVPDQKPAADKKKIKPKWLKL
- the LOC101250175 gene encoding plant UBX domain-containing protein 1 isoform X1, with protein sequence MIVDSAPATKRQRFTAVDPMELESAKAKLAAAKETFGREIRVFETATASSVPPDVSSNVSEEPEDFYEFTPEDYYRLLGTKKEEKHLKTKKIREAEEAARRARITKAVIRVRFPDNYILEATFHPSETIKSLLDLLVKVIAHPELPFYIYTTPPKKQIKDFSKDFYSAGFIPGAVVYFSYDLPKGDDGAAASGSYLQEEVMSLQGLDSMIEKMEPGEPSRDESPTTNPPPSVPDQKPAADKKKIKPKWLKL
- the LOC101250175 gene encoding plant UBX domain-containing protein 1 isoform X3, which codes for MEITLLLLQAKLAAAKETFGREIRVFETATASSVPPDVSSNVSEEPEDFYEFTPEDYYRLLGTKKEEKHLKTKKIREAEEAARRARITKAVIRVRFPDNYILEATFHPSETIKSLLDLLVKVIAHPELPFYIYTTPPKKQIKDFSKDFYSAGFIPGAVVYFSYDLPKGDDGAAASGSYLQEEVMSLQGLDSMIEKMEPGEPSRDESPTTNPPPSVPDQKPAADKKKIKPKWLKL